The Methylobacterium sp. PvR107 genome contains a region encoding:
- a CDS encoding efflux RND transporter permease subunit, producing MNLSKFFIDRPIFAGVLSMLIFIGGLLSLFAMPISEYPDVVPPSVVVRATFPGANPKVIVETVATPIEEQINGVEGMLYMSSQATTDGIMTLTVTFRLGTDPDKAQQLVQNRVSQAEPRLPAVVRQLGIVTVKSSPDLTMVVHLVSPNGRYDMTYLRNYAVLNIKDRLARLDGVGQVQLFGSGDYAMRIWLDPQKVAEHGLSAGDVVREIQAQNVEAAAGVIGASPAVPGLDLQLSLNAEGRLSSEEQFGDIVVKTGTDGAITRLRDVARIELGASDYALRSLLDNKSAVAIPISQSPGSNAIQISDEVRRTMAEIKQSMPEGVDYQIVYDPTQFVRASIEAVIHTLLEAIALVVLVVILFLQTWRASIIPLLAVPVSIVGTFAVMHVFGFSINALSLFGLVLAIGIVVDDAIVVVENVERNIESGLSPREASYQAMREVSGPIIAIALVLVAVFVPLAFISGLTGQFYKQFALTIAISTVISAVNSLTLSPALSALLLKAHHAPKDRLTRILDRLLGWFFRRFNRAFGQAAHGYGRGVGFAVSRKATMMVVYLLLVGLTALLFRQIPGGFVPGQDKQYLVGFAQLPDGATLDRTEEVIRRMSEIALKEPGVESAVAFPGLSINGFTNSSNSGIVFSTLKPFDARKDPSLNGAAIAQSLNRKYAAIPEAFIAMFPPPPVNGLGTIGGFKLQIEDRAGLGYEALNDATKAFMAKAAQAPELVGLFSSFQMNVPQLFADVDRTKARQLGIPVTDIFDTLQIYLGSLYVNDFNKFGRTYSVRVQADAPFRARSDDVGSLKVRTGSGEMVPLSALLHVRQTAGPERAMRYNGFLSADINAGAAPGYSSGQAQAAATRIAAETLPRGFAFEWTDLTYQEFIAGNSGIWVFPLALLLVFLVLAAQYESLTLPLAILLIVPMGLLAAMFGVWLSAGDNNVFTQIGLIVLVGLSAKNAILIVEFARELEFAGRTPLQAAVEASRLRLRPILMTSMAFIMGVLPLVTATGAGSEMRRAMGVAVFSGMIGVTAFGLFLTPVFYVLLRRLSGNRPLKQHGNEIAALSHSGIAEPV from the coding sequence ATGAACCTCTCCAAGTTCTTCATCGACCGCCCGATCTTCGCGGGCGTGCTCTCGATGCTCATCTTCATCGGCGGCCTTCTCTCGCTCTTCGCGATGCCGATCTCCGAGTACCCGGACGTGGTGCCGCCCTCCGTGGTGGTCCGCGCGACCTTCCCGGGCGCCAACCCCAAGGTGATCGTCGAGACCGTTGCGACGCCCATCGAGGAGCAGATCAACGGCGTCGAGGGCATGCTCTACATGTCGAGCCAGGCCACGACGGACGGCATCATGACGCTGACCGTCACCTTCCGGCTGGGCACCGACCCCGACAAGGCGCAGCAGCTCGTCCAGAACCGCGTCTCGCAGGCCGAGCCGCGGCTGCCGGCGGTGGTGCGCCAGCTCGGCATCGTCACCGTGAAGAGCTCTCCCGACCTGACCATGGTCGTGCATCTCGTATCGCCGAACGGCCGCTACGACATGACCTACCTGCGCAACTACGCGGTGCTGAACATCAAGGACCGCCTGGCCCGCCTCGACGGCGTCGGTCAGGTGCAGCTCTTCGGCTCCGGCGACTACGCGATGCGGATCTGGCTCGACCCGCAGAAGGTCGCCGAGCACGGCCTGTCCGCCGGCGACGTCGTGCGCGAGATCCAGGCTCAGAACGTCGAGGCCGCGGCCGGCGTCATCGGCGCGTCGCCGGCCGTCCCGGGGCTCGACCTGCAGCTCTCGCTCAACGCCGAGGGCCGCCTGAGCAGCGAGGAGCAGTTCGGCGACATCGTGGTCAAGACCGGCACCGACGGCGCGATCACCCGGCTGCGCGACGTCGCGCGGATCGAGCTCGGCGCCTCCGACTACGCCCTGCGCTCGCTCCTCGACAACAAGTCGGCGGTCGCGATCCCGATCTCCCAGTCGCCCGGCTCGAACGCGATCCAGATCTCCGACGAAGTCCGCCGCACCATGGCGGAGATCAAGCAGAGCATGCCGGAGGGGGTCGATTACCAGATCGTCTACGATCCGACGCAGTTCGTGCGCGCCTCCATCGAGGCGGTGATCCACACGCTGCTGGAGGCCATCGCCCTCGTCGTGCTGGTGGTGATCCTGTTCCTGCAGACGTGGCGGGCCTCGATCATCCCGCTGCTCGCCGTGCCGGTCTCCATCGTCGGGACCTTCGCGGTGATGCATGTCTTCGGCTTCTCGATCAACGCGCTGAGCCTGTTCGGCCTGGTGCTCGCCATCGGCATCGTGGTCGACGACGCGATCGTGGTCGTCGAGAATGTCGAGCGGAACATCGAGAGCGGGTTGTCCCCGCGGGAGGCCAGCTACCAGGCCATGCGCGAGGTCTCGGGCCCGATCATCGCCATCGCGCTGGTGCTTGTCGCCGTCTTCGTCCCCCTGGCCTTCATCAGCGGCCTGACGGGCCAGTTCTACAAGCAATTCGCCCTGACCATCGCGATCTCGACGGTGATCTCGGCGGTCAATTCCCTGACGCTCTCGCCGGCCCTCTCCGCCCTTCTGCTGAAGGCTCATCACGCCCCGAAGGATCGCCTGACCCGGATCCTCGATCGGCTCCTCGGCTGGTTCTTCCGCCGGTTCAACCGGGCCTTCGGGCAGGCCGCGCACGGCTACGGACGCGGCGTCGGCTTCGCCGTGTCGCGCAAGGCGACGATGATGGTCGTCTACCTCCTGCTTGTCGGCCTGACCGCGCTTCTGTTCCGCCAGATCCCGGGCGGTTTCGTGCCGGGGCAGGACAAGCAGTATCTCGTCGGCTTCGCGCAGCTGCCCGACGGCGCCACCCTCGACCGGACGGAGGAGGTGATCCGCCGCATGAGCGAGATCGCGCTCAAGGAGCCCGGCGTCGAGAGCGCGGTCGCCTTCCCGGGCCTCTCGATCAACGGCTTCACCAACAGCTCCAACTCCGGAATCGTGTTCTCGACCCTGAAGCCGTTCGACGCGCGCAAGGATCCGTCGCTGAACGGGGCGGCCATCGCACAGTCGCTGAACAGGAAATACGCGGCGATTCCCGAAGCCTTCATCGCGATGTTCCCGCCGCCGCCCGTCAACGGCCTCGGGACCATTGGCGGCTTCAAGCTGCAGATCGAGGATCGGGCCGGCCTCGGCTACGAGGCGCTGAACGACGCCACCAAGGCGTTCATGGCCAAGGCCGCCCAGGCGCCGGAACTCGTCGGCCTGTTCTCCAGCTTCCAGATGAACGTGCCGCAGCTCTTCGCCGACGTCGACCGGACGAAGGCCCGCCAGCTCGGCATCCCGGTGACCGACATCTTCGACACGCTGCAGATCTATCTCGGCTCCCTCTACGTGAACGACTTCAACAAATTCGGCCGTACCTACTCGGTGCGCGTCCAGGCCGACGCGCCGTTCCGGGCGCGCTCGGACGATGTCGGCTCGCTGAAGGTCCGGACCGGTTCCGGCGAGATGGTGCCGCTCTCGGCCCTGCTGCACGTCCGTCAGACCGCAGGCCCCGAGCGAGCCATGCGCTACAACGGCTTCCTGTCGGCCGACATCAACGCGGGCGCGGCTCCCGGCTACTCGTCAGGGCAGGCCCAGGCGGCGGCGACGCGGATCGCGGCCGAGACGCTGCCGCGGGGCTTCGCCTTCGAGTGGACGGACCTGACCTACCAGGAGTTCATCGCGGGCAATTCCGGGATCTGGGTGTTCCCGCTGGCCCTGCTCCTGGTCTTCCTCGTGCTGGCCGCGCAGTACGAGAGCCTCACCCTTCCGCTGGCGATCCTGCTGATCGTGCCGATGGGCCTGCTTGCCGCCATGTTCGGCGTGTGGCTGTCGGCGGGCGACAACAACGTGTTCACGCAGATCGGTCTGATCGTGCTGGTCGGCCTCTCGGCCAAGAACGCCATCCTGATCGTGGAATTCGCGCGGGAGCTGGAATTTGCCGGCCGCACGCCCCTCCAGGCGGCCGTCGAGGCGAGCCGTCTGCGGCTGCGTCCGATCCTGATGACGTCCATGGCCTTCATCATGGGCGTGCTGCCGCTGGTGACCGCGACCGGGGCCGGATCGGAGATGCGGCGCGCCATGGGCGTCGCCGTGTTCTCGGGCATGATCGGCGTGACCGCGTTCGGCTTGTTCCTGACCCCGGTCTTCTACGTCCTGCTGCGTCGTCTGAGCGGCAACAGGCCGCTCAAGCAGCACGGCAACGAGATTGCGGCGCTCTCGCACAGCGGCATCGCGGAGCCGGTGTAG
- a CDS encoding efflux RND transporter periplasmic adaptor subunit, whose translation MESQRHSPSDRIRLSRLLAGGLALAAAAGASYHLTPLALIAGTPAVAGTPPAEEAMPASVATIEPREAILWDEFSGRLEAVDRVDVRARVGGAVQATHFAEGELVKAGDLLVTIDPAPYAAEVQRLEAQVAGAEARVAMTSSDLERGQKLSDQHIVTARDLDVRANAFKEARAGLDAAKAALEAARLNLGYTQIRAAVSGRVGRREITPGNLVATGAGAAVLTTLVSVDPVYASFDADEGVVLKALGSIAEAAGGRGRLDRIPVEMATADGTQAKGHLQFIDNKVDARSGTIRVRATFANGDGRLIPGQFARMRLGQAAPARLLLVDERAVGTDQDKKFVLVVGADNRAAFRVVTLGRAVEGLRVVTSGLAGGERIVVNGLQRIRPGTLVRPEPVAMGGRPQDTASGTRQLAQR comes from the coding sequence TTGGAATCGCAGCGCCATTCTCCGTCGGACCGGATCCGCCTCAGCCGCCTCCTCGCCGGCGGCCTCGCCCTCGCGGCGGCGGCAGGGGCGTCCTACCACCTGACCCCGCTGGCGTTGATTGCCGGAACGCCGGCCGTCGCCGGCACACCGCCGGCCGAGGAGGCCATGCCGGCCTCGGTCGCGACAATCGAACCGCGGGAGGCGATCCTCTGGGACGAGTTCTCGGGGCGTCTCGAGGCGGTCGACCGCGTCGACGTGCGCGCCCGCGTCGGCGGTGCAGTCCAGGCCACGCATTTCGCCGAAGGCGAGCTGGTGAAGGCTGGCGACCTGCTGGTGACCATCGATCCGGCACCGTACGCGGCGGAGGTCCAGCGCCTGGAAGCCCAGGTGGCGGGTGCCGAGGCGCGGGTCGCGATGACGTCGAGCGACCTCGAGCGCGGACAGAAGCTGTCGGACCAGCACATCGTCACGGCGCGCGACCTCGACGTCCGGGCCAACGCCTTCAAGGAGGCGAGAGCCGGCCTGGACGCCGCGAAGGCCGCGCTGGAGGCGGCGCGTCTGAACCTCGGCTACACCCAGATTCGCGCAGCCGTGAGCGGCCGCGTCGGACGGCGTGAGATCACGCCCGGCAACCTCGTGGCGACGGGGGCGGGCGCCGCCGTGCTCACCACGCTGGTCTCGGTCGATCCCGTCTATGCCAGCTTCGACGCGGACGAGGGGGTCGTCCTGAAGGCGCTCGGCTCGATCGCCGAGGCGGCGGGCGGACGCGGCAGGCTCGACCGCATCCCCGTGGAGATGGCGACCGCCGACGGCACGCAGGCCAAGGGGCATCTGCAGTTCATCGACAACAAGGTCGATGCCCGCAGCGGCACGATCCGCGTGCGTGCGACCTTCGCCAACGGCGACGGCCGCCTGATCCCCGGCCAGTTCGCGCGCATGCGGCTCGGTCAGGCCGCCCCCGCACGGCTTCTGCTCGTCGACGAGCGGGCCGTCGGCACCGATCAGGACAAGAAATTCGTGCTCGTGGTGGGGGCGGACAACCGGGCCGCGTTCCGGGTCGTCACCCTCGGCAGAGCCGTCGAGGGCCTGCGCGTCGTGACCTCCGGCCTGGCGGGCGGCGAGCGCATCGTGGTCAACGGGCTGCAGCGCATCCGGCCCGGCACCCTCGTGCGGCCCGAGCCTGTGGCGATGGGCGGCCGGCCGCAGGACACCGCCTCCGGCACGCGCCAGCTCGCCCAGCGCTGA